A single genomic interval of Cytophagales bacterium harbors:
- the tsaE gene encoding tRNA (adenosine(37)-N6)-threonylcarbamoyltransferase complex ATPase subunit type 1 TsaE has product MKQLEIKYSSLDEINDVADKIISFSNGSKIWLFDGESGVGKTTLIKSICRKLQVEDNVTSPTYTIVNEYCTQKGAVIFHFDFFRLNNEYEAMDIGYEEYFYSGNYCFVEWPRKIKSLIPSEFLNIKITLGADERRNLVISKSSL; this is encoded by the coding sequence ATGAAACAGCTTGAGATAAAATATTCATCGTTGGATGAGATAAATGATGTGGCTGATAAGATAATATCCTTTTCTAACGGATCAAAGATATGGTTATTTGATGGGGAATCAGGCGTTGGTAAAACCACTTTGATCAAATCAATCTGCAGGAAATTGCAGGTAGAGGATAATGTGACAAGTCCTACCTATACCATAGTAAATGAGTATTGTACACAAAAAGGCGCTGTGATCTTCCATTTTGACTTTTTCAGACTCAATAATGAATATGAGGCAATGGATATCGGCTATGAAGAGTATTTTTATTCCGGGAATTACTGCTTTGTAGAATGGCCGCGTAAAATAAAGTCTCTGATCCCTTCGGAATTTCTGAATATTAAGATAACTTTAGGGGCAGATGAAAGGAGAAATTTAGTGATCAGCAAATCTTCTCTATAA
- a CDS encoding DUF1573 domain-containing protein — MKTTLIIIFGLLLTYPVLAQSEEINPIAMGLVLQNKDSIITGPFIKFEEKSHDFGDIIQGDKVNYSFIFKNTGTAPLILTNVLTTCGCTAPDWPREPIPPGGDNKMEVTFDSKGKSGRQNKVITILSNGPQQRVNIIANVLPKPGENLMKDE; from the coding sequence ATGAAAACCACATTAATAATAATATTTGGATTACTTCTTACTTACCCAGTCCTTGCTCAAAGTGAGGAAATTAATCCGATAGCTATGGGATTGGTACTTCAAAACAAAGACAGTATTATAACCGGCCCTTTCATAAAATTTGAAGAAAAATCGCATGATTTTGGAGATATCATCCAGGGAGACAAAGTAAATTATAGTTTCATATTTAAAAACACGGGAACAGCTCCTTTAATTCTTACCAATGTACTTACAACCTGTGGATGTACAGCGCCAGACTGGCCACGGGAACCCATCCCTCCGGGAGGTGATAACAAGATGGAAGTAACCTTTGATAGTAAAGGTAAATCAGGACGGCAGAATAAGGTAATTACCATATTGTCAAATGGCCCACAGCAAAGGGTGAATATCATAGCCAATGTGCTACCTAAGCCTGGGGAAAATCTGATGAAAGATGAATGA
- a CDS encoding YggS family pyridoxal phosphate-dependent enzyme yields MSIKDNIQKINDHLEETPCKLIGVTKTKPVEDILEAYDAGLKRIGENKVQELVEKYEALPESYRRGIEWHMIGHLQTNKVKYIAPFISFIHSVASMKLLKEINKQAAKHDRIVSCLLQIHIADEETKFGLSFSEAEALLQDEDFSYLKNIIVAGLMGMSTFTNDTDKIRREFISLKNFFDKLKTLFFFNTNDFKEISMGMSGDYKIAMEEGSTMIRVGSAIFGGRV; encoded by the coding sequence ATGTCAATCAAAGACAACATACAAAAAATAAATGATCACCTTGAAGAAACTCCCTGTAAATTAATTGGGGTAACAAAAACAAAACCGGTAGAAGATATTTTGGAGGCTTACGATGCAGGATTGAAAAGAATAGGTGAAAACAAGGTTCAGGAATTGGTGGAAAAATACGAAGCGCTGCCAGAGTCTTACAGGCGAGGTATTGAATGGCACATGATAGGCCACCTGCAAACCAACAAAGTAAAATACATTGCTCCGTTCATCAGCTTTATTCACTCTGTGGCTAGTATGAAGTTATTGAAAGAGATCAACAAGCAGGCAGCAAAGCATGATCGGATTGTTTCATGTCTGCTCCAGATTCATATTGCTGATGAAGAAACCAAGTTTGGACTTTCTTTTTCAGAAGCTGAAGCGTTGTTACAAGACGAAGATTTTTCATATTTGAAGAATATTATCGTTGCAGGGCTTATGGGGATGTCTACATTTACTAATGACACGGATAAGATAAGGAGAGAATTTATATCCCTAAAGAACTTTTTTGATAAACTTAAAACTTTATTTTTTTTTAATACTAACGATTTTAAGGAGATCTCAATGGGTATGAGCGGGGATTATAAAATTGCGATGGAAGAGGGGAGTACGATGATACGGGTAGGTAGTGCTATTTTTGGGGGGAGGGTTTAA
- a CDS encoding bifunctional UDP-3-O-[3-hydroxymyristoyl] N-acetylglucosamine deacetylase/3-hydroxyacyl-ACP dehydratase: MQDKQHTIKSSVSLSGVGLHTGIQVNMKLLPANPNHGIKFQRIDLEDEPVVEADVDNVTDVSRGTTIEQNRVKVHTVEHILAAVVGLEIDNILIQLDAPEPPIMDGSSKMFVEALSKSGLQEQNVPRNFFEIPEGVTYKNKEHDIEITALPHHDYRVAVMIDYNSPILGNQHASLNDIGEFCEEIAESRTFCFLHELEALYKQNLIKGGSLNNAIVVVDRDVRDDELDHLASLFDKPKVKVNGEGILNNAKLRYKNEPARHKLLDLIGDMALIGRPIKGQILATKPGHEANIAFAKKIKKLMLDGKKQDLPHYNPKLPPILDINQISKTLPHNYPFRLVDKIIHLDEKSVVGVKNVTINEPFFQGHFPGNPIMPGVLQVEAMAQTGGILVLNTVPDPENYWTYFLGIDSCRFKKMVVPGDTIIFRCELTNPIKRGIAKMHGQAFVADKLVCEAFLMASIVKKSD; this comes from the coding sequence ATGCAAGACAAACAACATACAATAAAAAGTTCAGTTTCTCTGTCAGGTGTAGGGCTTCATACCGGCATTCAGGTAAACATGAAATTGCTGCCTGCAAATCCTAATCATGGTATTAAATTTCAGCGCATTGACTTGGAAGATGAGCCTGTCGTGGAGGCTGATGTTGACAATGTGACTGACGTATCGAGAGGTACAACCATTGAGCAAAACAGGGTAAAGGTGCACACTGTGGAGCACATTTTAGCCGCTGTGGTCGGTCTGGAAATTGATAACATACTGATCCAATTAGATGCTCCTGAACCTCCCATTATGGATGGAAGCTCTAAAATGTTTGTTGAGGCACTGTCCAAATCCGGGTTACAGGAGCAAAATGTACCGAGAAATTTTTTCGAGATCCCTGAAGGTGTTACCTACAAAAACAAAGAGCATGATATAGAGATCACAGCGCTGCCGCATCACGATTATCGTGTAGCTGTAATGATAGATTATAACTCCCCGATCCTGGGGAATCAGCATGCTTCATTGAACGACATTGGCGAATTTTGTGAAGAAATTGCTGAAAGCAGAACATTCTGCTTTTTACATGAGTTGGAAGCTTTATATAAGCAAAACCTTATCAAGGGAGGCAGCCTGAATAACGCTATCGTGGTTGTTGACAGAGATGTTCGGGATGACGAGCTTGACCACCTCGCAAGTTTATTTGACAAGCCAAAAGTAAAGGTCAATGGAGAGGGAATACTAAACAATGCCAAACTTAGATATAAGAATGAGCCTGCCAGGCACAAGCTCCTGGATCTGATAGGAGATATGGCGCTTATAGGCAGACCTATTAAGGGGCAAATATTAGCTACCAAACCAGGGCATGAAGCAAATATTGCTTTTGCAAAAAAAATAAAAAAACTTATGTTAGACGGTAAAAAGCAAGATCTTCCTCATTATAATCCCAAGTTGCCACCAATTTTAGATATAAACCAAATCTCGAAAACATTACCGCATAACTATCCGTTTAGATTGGTTGATAAGATCATTCATCTTGACGAAAAATCTGTGGTTGGAGTGAAGAATGTAACCATCAATGAACCTTTCTTCCAAGGGCATTTTCCGGGTAATCCTATTATGCCCGGAGTTTTGCAGGTAGAAGCTATGGCACAAACCGGGGGTATTTTAGTTTTAAATACCGTACCAGACCCTGAAAATTACTGGACATACTTCCTGGGGATTGATAGTTGCAGGTTTAAAAAAATGGTCGTACCAGGTGATACCATTATTTTCAGATGTGAATTAACCAATCCAATAAAAAGAGGTATTGCAAAAATGCATGGACAGGCATTCGTTGCTGATAAGCTTGTATGTGAAGCTTTTTTGATGGCAAGTATTGTAAAAAAAAGTGACTAA
- the lpxA gene encoding acyl-ACP--UDP-N-acetylglucosamine O-acyltransferase produces the protein MNHALAHIHPQAKIASNVVIEPFTTIHNNVEIGEGTWISSNVTIMEGARIGKNCKIYPGSVISAIPEDLKFKGEETTTIIGDGTVIRECATISRGTADKYKTVIGKNSLIMSYSYVAHDCIIGDHVIIVNGVQMAGHVEIDDWAIIGGVTAIHQFVKIGCHVMVSGGSLVRKDVPPYTKAGREPLSYGGINSVGLRRRGFNNEKINQIQDIYRLIYHNGHNNSKALDLIELECPPTNERDEILKFIRNSDRGIMKGYDYNTREIILKTG, from the coding sequence ATGAATCACGCATTAGCCCATATACACCCCCAGGCTAAAATTGCTTCAAATGTTGTAATTGAACCTTTTACAACCATCCATAATAATGTTGAAATTGGTGAAGGTACCTGGATCAGCTCCAATGTAACGATCATGGAAGGCGCCAGGATTGGCAAAAACTGCAAAATTTATCCCGGATCAGTCATTTCAGCTATTCCTGAGGATTTGAAATTCAAAGGCGAAGAAACAACTACCATCATTGGTGATGGTACGGTGATCAGAGAATGTGCCACAATAAGCAGGGGTACAGCAGACAAGTATAAAACTGTGATAGGCAAAAACTCCCTGATCATGTCATATTCATATGTGGCGCATGACTGCATAATTGGAGATCACGTCATCATCGTAAATGGAGTTCAGATGGCTGGTCATGTAGAGATAGATGATTGGGCGATCATAGGCGGGGTAACTGCTATCCATCAGTTTGTTAAGATCGGCTGCCATGTGATGGTCTCAGGCGGGTCGCTGGTAAGAAAAGATGTGCCGCCTTACACAAAAGCAGGCCGTGAGCCTTTAAGCTATGGAGGCATCAATTCTGTGGGCTTGAGGAGAAGAGGATTCAACAATGAAAAAATAAACCAGATACAAGATATTTATAGATTGATCTACCATAATGGCCATAATAATTCCAAAGCATTGGACTTAATTGAACTTGAATGCCCACCTACTAACGAACGGGATGAGATACTGAAATTTATCCGAAATTCCGACAGAGGAATTATGAAAGGATACGACTACAATACCAGGGAAATAATTCTAAAAACAGGGTAA
- a CDS encoding alanine dehydrogenase — MGTSSKPGFETLAKETALYPQEKLLEIKKGKNRLSIGIPKEIVLQENRIGLTPEGVGLLVYNGHEVWIETGAGLSSKFTDREYSEAGAKIVKAIKEVYEAEIIFKIEPPSLEEIKYMKQGQKLVSALQVANLNPEYLNALNKKKVIAVAFELIKDKQGGLPVVSAMGEVVGSTLMLIAAEYLSTVHKGKGIILGGITGVPPTKVIILGAGTVGEYAARAAIGLGAEVKVFDNNIYKLRRLKHNVGLQLYTSTIEPVALSQALQRADLAIGAMRAEEGRSPCVVSDEMVSNMQPGSVIIDVSIDQGGCFETSELTSYSKPVFRKYDVIHYCVPNIASRVARTASKALSHIFAPILLQIADSGGFEEMIFERKWFMDGVYAYKGSLTNAYVAKKFGMRYKELSLLMSARF, encoded by the coding sequence ATGGGTACATCATCAAAACCGGGCTTTGAAACATTAGCCAAAGAAACAGCTTTATATCCCCAGGAGAAATTGTTGGAAATCAAAAAGGGGAAGAATCGCTTATCAATCGGAATACCAAAAGAGATCGTACTTCAGGAAAACAGAATAGGCCTCACTCCGGAAGGTGTTGGGTTACTTGTATATAATGGTCACGAAGTATGGATTGAAACCGGGGCGGGATTATCCTCAAAATTCACTGACAGAGAATACAGTGAAGCCGGTGCAAAGATTGTCAAAGCTATTAAAGAAGTTTATGAAGCCGAAATTATTTTTAAAATAGAACCACCCAGCCTTGAAGAGATCAAATATATGAAACAAGGACAGAAGCTGGTATCTGCTTTGCAGGTGGCTAATTTAAATCCTGAATATTTGAATGCCCTGAATAAAAAAAAGGTGATTGCTGTGGCTTTTGAACTTATCAAAGACAAACAAGGTGGATTACCGGTTGTCAGCGCTATGGGTGAGGTTGTTGGAAGCACATTAATGTTGATCGCTGCAGAATATCTAAGCACTGTTCATAAAGGAAAAGGGATAATATTGGGAGGAATTACAGGAGTTCCTCCTACTAAAGTCATTATTTTAGGCGCAGGTACGGTGGGTGAATATGCTGCCAGAGCAGCCATCGGGCTTGGTGCAGAGGTTAAGGTCTTTGATAACAATATTTACAAGTTAAGAAGACTGAAGCATAATGTTGGCTTGCAGCTTTATACTTCTACGATAGAACCTGTTGCATTAAGCCAGGCATTACAACGGGCCGACCTGGCCATCGGCGCTATGAGAGCAGAGGAAGGAAGAAGCCCCTGCGTAGTGTCCGATGAGATGGTATCCAATATGCAGCCCGGTTCAGTAATAATAGATGTAAGCATCGACCAGGGCGGATGTTTTGAAACCTCCGAGCTGACATCATATTCAAAACCTGTTTTCAGGAAGTATGATGTAATTCATTATTGCGTACCAAACATAGCTTCGCGGGTTGCAAGGACTGCTTCCAAAGCTTTAAGTCATATTTTTGCCCCAATTTTACTGCAAATCGCTGATTCAGGCGGTTTTGAAGAAATGATCTTTGAAAGAAAGTGGTTTATGGATGGTGTATATGCTTACAAAGGCAGCTTAACAAACGCCTATGTTGCTAAAAAGTTTGGAATGCGATACAAAGAGCTTAGCTTGCTGATGTCGGCTAGGTTTTAG